The following are from one region of the Candidatus Aenigmatarchaeota archaeon genome:
- a CDS encoding S16 family serine protease — MKKLIILVFVIFFINPVNGYYESFANVLGVDNHGKGTVGNVTVEVQPGKGRILIDTKPFQGVYTQDSERVAVKVASDVTGFNFSKYDVIYSIVTDAYVVDGPSAGGILTLATIAAVEGKNTSKNFAMTGTIQEDGTIGQVSEIFAKAKAAADAGVTLLLIPKGQRYQNQYVKKVRIPQPGWYIETIEPVSVDIVEYAKENWDMSVYEVSNIKEAMKYAFGKIPEKTIESKIIEIDNTTIPTFNSPLSSYNEFSDMVSDEIKVAEEKLNRVSRKLYSSSLPEDIKLDLNEMLKSSEEYINNGKEIQKRGYAYSAANEGFKSIITTDVVEDLINYYTYGPSYIRTRIDEVKKNINETNELVILKTEKMICNPEKFEWAVASQERLTYAENRINSLDTKMNPVEIFYGINTAEEWLVISKTFLKTNNNFPYNKDCVLKFKEMAESSIREAENQILIVRSTGYDTTEEEWYLNAAKSEFEKGWYITAIYDSATAKVKSKIGSKFENKNIGEIYSSFNKTEVVPESLISAIFFEHSHYNMYHGIKENSKEESILAIQLMSLSDETNRIYRDVKDKIGKNSLDWSFKWEVKIDENVYITILWVLLLVLVLSVFVLWYRIKKIERKFGFYKSRKKELE; from the coding sequence GTTCTAGGTGTTGATAACCATGGTAAGGGTACAGTTGGAAATGTTACAGTTGAAGTTCAACCGGGCAAGGGGAGAATACTAATAGATACAAAACCTTTCCAGGGAGTTTATACCCAGGATTCAGAGAGAGTTGCAGTTAAAGTTGCATCGGATGTCACAGGTTTCAATTTCTCAAAATATGATGTAATATATAGTATTGTTACCGATGCTTATGTTGTCGATGGGCCTTCGGCGGGAGGTATCCTTACACTCGCCACTATAGCTGCTGTTGAAGGAAAAAACACAAGCAAAAACTTTGCAATGACAGGAACTATACAGGAAGATGGAACAATAGGTCAGGTAAGTGAAATATTTGCTAAGGCAAAGGCAGCTGCAGATGCTGGGGTTACACTTCTTTTAATTCCAAAAGGGCAAAGGTATCAAAATCAGTATGTAAAAAAGGTTAGAATACCACAACCCGGGTGGTATATTGAGACGATAGAGCCTGTTAGTGTTGATATAGTAGAGTATGCAAAAGAAAACTGGGATATGAGTGTTTATGAAGTATCAAATATAAAGGAGGCGATGAAATACGCATTTGGAAAAATACCAGAGAAAACCATAGAATCTAAAATAATTGAGATAGATAACACGACTATTCCGACATTCAATTCACCATTATCATCATATAATGAATTTTCTGATATGGTTAGCGATGAAATCAAGGTGGCAGAGGAAAAACTTAATAGAGTCTCAAGAAAACTTTATTCTTCAAGCTTGCCTGAAGATATTAAGCTGGATTTGAATGAAATGTTGAAATCTTCAGAGGAATATATAAATAATGGCAAAGAAATTCAGAAAAGAGGTTATGCATACTCTGCTGCGAATGAAGGTTTTAAGTCGATTATAACAACAGATGTTGTTGAAGATCTAATAAACTATTATACCTATGGGCCCTCCTATATTAGGACTAGGATTGATGAAGTTAAAAAGAATATAAATGAAACAAATGAATTAGTTATTTTGAAGACCGAAAAAATGATATGTAATCCAGAAAAATTTGAGTGGGCAGTGGCTTCGCAAGAAAGATTAACTTATGCAGAAAACAGGATTAATTCCTTGGATACTAAGATGAACCCAGTGGAAATATTCTATGGAATAAACACAGCGGAGGAATGGTTGGTGATCTCCAAGACATTTTTAAAAACCAATAATAACTTTCCCTACAATAAAGATTGTGTTTTAAAATTTAAAGAAATGGCCGAATCATCAATAAGGGAAGCAGAGAATCAGATATTAATCGTTAGGAGTACGGGTTACGATACGACAGAAGAAGAGTGGTATTTAAATGCAGCCAAGTCTGAATTCGAAAAGGGATGGTATATCACAGCAATTTATGATTCAGCAACTGCAAAAGTGAAATCAAAAATTGGCTCAAAATTTGAAAATAAAAATATAGGGGAGATATATTCTAGCTTCAATAAAACAGAAGTTGTCCCGGAAAGTTTAATAAGTGCAATATTCTTCGAACATTCTCATTATAATATGTATCACGGAATTAAGGAAAATTCTAAGGAGGAATCTATACTTGCAATTCAGTTGATGAGCCTTAGTGATGAAACCAACAGAATATACAGAGATGTTAAGGATAAAATTGGAAAAAATAGCCTTGATTGGTCTTTCAAATGGGAAGTTAAGATTGATGAGAATGTATATATAACCATACTTTGGGTATTACTCTTAGTTTTGGTTCTTTCTGTATTTGTTTTGTGGTATAGGATTAAAAAAATAGAAAGAAAGTTCGGTTTTTACAAAAGTAGGAAAAAGGAATTGGAATAA
- a CDS encoding N-glycosylase/DNA lyase, whose product MGKTDLIKIVEKLINNREVSQKVRNRINEFQIMNSKDSKYWFEELCFCILTANSSAKKGIEIQNYLSRIDGFRQLDLDEIEKVLEKLGHRYPKTRAKFIFEARKYQNIKEIINSFENEFIAREWLVKNVKGIGYKEASHFLRNVGYHNLAILDRHILRILKENQLINEIPETLTGKKYKEIEKIIIELSKEMKVLPSEMDLYLWYTKTGEVLK is encoded by the coding sequence ATGGGAAAGACAGATTTAATTAAAATTGTAGAAAAATTAATAAATAACAGGGAAGTTTCACAGAAAGTAAGAAATAGAATTAATGAATTCCAAATAATGAATAGTAAAGATAGCAAATATTGGTTTGAGGAACTCTGTTTTTGTATACTGACCGCAAATTCTTCTGCTAAAAAGGGAATTGAAATCCAGAATTATCTATCAAGGATAGATGGTTTTCGCCAGCTTGATCTAGATGAGATTGAAAAAGTTTTAGAAAAATTGGGACATAGATATCCAAAGACAAGAGCCAAGTTTATTTTTGAGGCAAGGAAATACCAAAATATAAAAGAGATTATAAATAGCTTTGAGAACGAGTTTATTGCGAGAGAATGGTTAGTAAAAAATGTCAAGGGGATTGGTTATAAGGAAGCTAGTCATTTTTTGAGAAATGTTGGATACCATAATTTGGCTATTCTTGATAGACATATACTTAGAATTCTTAAGGAAAACCAATTGATTAATGAAATTCCAGAAACTCTTACAGGGAAGAAATACAAAGAAATAGAAAAAATAATAATTGAACTTTCAAAGGAAATGAAGGTACTTCCAAGTGAAATGGACCTATATTTATGGTATACAAAAACAGGGGAGGTGCTAAAATAG
- a CDS encoding adenosylcobalamin-dependent ribonucleoside-diphosphate reductase, producing MKELITVRTEKGEVPFNKEKIVDAIWEAVESVGGTDRSLTEKLADEVVEFLKNNLEDGKIPTTDDISNAIEKVLIENGHARTAKAFILLRQKRLEIKRAKSLLGVEDDLGLSLNALVVMKNRYLRKNERGEIIETPREVFERVAKAVASIDTKYGKSKEEVERTEKEFLEMMLNLEFMPNSPTLMNAGTKYGQLSACFVLPIEDSVESIFTTLKNAALIQKSGGGVGYNFSSIRPKDDPVQNIPNIAAGPLFFIHAFETSLKGIKQGMKRYSTNMGILRVDHPDILDFIMAKEKEGVLTTFNLSVAITDKFMKAVENDGDYELVNPHGNVVTKKLKARAIWNLIITMAWKNGEPGVIFIDTINKHNPTPHLGKIEATNPCGEQPLLPYESCNLGSINLAKMIKGKNGNAKIDWDKLKETVRKSVHFLDNIIDLNKYPIPETEKMTKGNRKIGLGVMGFADMLLELGVSYNSEDALKIAEKVMKFIRDEARKMSEELGKERGSFPNFKGSVWEKKGYEYMRNATLTTIAPTSNISIIAGCSSSIEPLFAVSYLRNVASSLGQNLIETNPVFERIAIQEGFYSQELMEKVLSSGSIQDIKEIPEEIRKVFVTAHDISPEWHVRMQAAFQKYTDNAVSKTVNFPNHTTPDDIERVYKLAYDLGCKGITVYRDGSRRIQVIKTAGKSKEFSEKKPMIVEAGYAGGCDTCGI from the coding sequence ATGAAGGAATTGATTACTGTTAGGACTGAAAAGGGAGAAGTGCCATTTAATAAAGAAAAAATTGTTGATGCAATTTGGGAAGCAGTTGAATCTGTTGGTGGAACTGATAGAAGCTTAACCGAGAAGTTAGCCGATGAAGTTGTAGAATTTCTTAAGAATAATTTGGAAGATGGAAAGATTCCAACAACAGATGATATTTCAAATGCAATTGAGAAGGTGTTAATAGAAAATGGGCATGCAAGAACAGCAAAAGCCTTTATTTTACTTCGTCAGAAGAGATTGGAAATCAAGAGAGCAAAATCGCTTCTTGGGGTTGAAGATGATTTGGGTTTGTCCTTGAATGCGTTAGTTGTGATGAAAAATAGATATCTGAGGAAAAATGAAAGGGGAGAGATAATAGAAACACCCAGAGAGGTATTTGAGAGAGTTGCAAAGGCTGTTGCCAGCATAGATACCAAATATGGAAAAAGTAAAGAGGAGGTTGAAAGAACAGAAAAAGAATTCTTGGAGATGATGTTAAACTTGGAATTTATGCCGAACTCTCCTACCTTGATGAATGCCGGTACAAAATACGGCCAACTTTCTGCATGCTTCGTTCTCCCAATAGAAGATTCCGTGGAAAGTATATTTACCACCCTTAAAAATGCAGCACTAATACAAAAATCAGGTGGTGGTGTGGGTTATAATTTTTCAAGCATAAGACCAAAAGATGATCCAGTCCAAAATATCCCAAACATAGCCGCCGGACCACTTTTTTTCATCCATGCCTTTGAAACTTCGTTAAAAGGAATAAAACAAGGGATGAAGAGATATAGCACAAATATGGGTATTTTAAGGGTCGATCATCCGGACATACTGGATTTTATAATGGCAAAAGAAAAAGAGGGTGTATTGACTACATTCAATCTATCAGTTGCCATTACTGACAAGTTTATGAAAGCAGTTGAAAATGATGGTGATTATGAACTTGTAAATCCACATGGGAATGTGGTCACAAAAAAGTTAAAGGCAAGAGCCATCTGGAATCTTATAATAACCATGGCCTGGAAGAACGGGGAACCTGGTGTTATTTTCATAGATACAATCAACAAGCACAACCCAACTCCACATCTTGGAAAAATAGAGGCTACCAATCCATGTGGTGAGCAGCCCCTTCTACCCTATGAGTCATGCAATTTAGGATCTATAAACTTGGCAAAGATGATAAAGGGGAAGAATGGAAATGCTAAAATAGATTGGGATAAATTGAAGGAGACAGTTAGAAAATCTGTTCATTTCCTTGACAATATAATTGACTTGAACAAATATCCAATACCAGAGACAGAGAAGATGACGAAGGGTAACAGAAAGATAGGTTTGGGTGTGATGGGTTTTGCTGACATGTTACTTGAGCTTGGGGTTTCATACAATTCAGAGGATGCCCTCAAGATAGCAGAAAAAGTGATGAAATTCATAAGGGATGAGGCAAGAAAGATGAGTGAGGAATTGGGGAAAGAAAGGGGATCTTTTCCAAATTTCAAGGGAAGTGTATGGGAGAAGAAGGGATATGAATACATGAGAAATGCAACCTTGACTACTATTGCACCAACAAGTAATATAAGTATAATAGCAGGATGTTCATCAAGCATTGAGCCACTTTTTGCTGTTTCTTATCTCAGGAATGTAGCTTCAAGTCTTGGTCAAAATTTGATTGAGACGAACCCAGTTTTTGAGAGAATTGCAATCCAAGAAGGATTTTATTCACAAGAATTAATGGAAAAAGTCCTTTCGAGTGGATCAATCCAGGATATAAAAGAAATACCCGAGGAAATAAGAAAAGTATTTGTTACCGCTCATGACATTTCCCCTGAATGGCATGTGAGAATGCAGGCAGCTTTCCAGAAGTATACGGACAATGCAGTTTCAAAAACTGTCAATTTCCCTAATCATACAACACCGGATGATATAGAGAGGGTTTATAAATTAGCGTATGATTTGGGTTGTAAGGGAATAACAGTTTACAGGGATGGAAGCAGAAGGATTCAAGTAATAAAGACAGCAGGTAAATCAAAGGAATTTTCCGAAAAGAAGCCAATGATAGTTGAGGCTGGTTATGCGGGTGGGTGTGATACTTGTGGAATATAG